A region of the Mesoterricola sediminis genome:
GCGACAGCCGTCATCCCACCTCATCCCCGGCGCAAGAATCCGGCGGCCTGGGACTCACACCTATACAAGGCCCGCCATGCCATCGAGCATGGGTTCGCCAAGCTCAAACAGTTCAGGGCGCTGGCCACCAGGTTCGACAAAACGGCGCGAAGTTTCTCAGCCCAGGTGGCTTTGGCCTGCATCGTGATCTGGCTGAGGCTATGAGCGGAGGGTGACAAGCGTTCCGGATCCTCATTGATCCTATGAAACGCGGAGGCGCGGAGGATCTCGCAGAGGGTCGCGGAGGAAAGCGCTCCTGGAACCTGCCACCTCCCAATGACACGTCCCAACGGGAGGCGTGATGGGAAGGCATTGGGGAGAGGTCGACGGGGAGGATCATCCGCACAAGGAGATCACCCAGGCCATCATCGGGGAGGCCATCGAGATCCAGAAGGCTCTGGGGCACGGACTCCTGGAAGATCCCTACAAGGTCTGTCTGGCGCACTCCCTGAGACTGGCCGGCCATAAGGTGAAGCGGGAGGTTTTCCTGGATATCGAGTGGAGGGGGCTTGTGGGCTTGATCCTTTCTCCGCGAGCCTCAGCGAGATCCTCCGCGCCTCCGCGTTCCAATAGGATGCTGCGAATGCGCGGCGCCATCAGGCACTGCAGCACAGACTCACTATTCCAGCTCCTCCATGCTCCGGCACGGATGGGTATTAGCCATTACTATCCTAGATTACGAACACACCCTGGCGCAGCGTCCGCAACGTTGCCTGAATCATCCGAGGGGAGCGGCCGCTGCACGTCCATCGCGTACGGATGATCCAAGAGCCTTGGCGGACGCGGCCCTAGGTCGACACCGGGTTCAGGAGCACGTCCTCGAGCATCGCCGTGAAGAGGCGCTCGCCGTCGGGGCGGGCGCCCACCAGTTCCAGGAGGGGGATGGCCAGGGTCGCCACGATGCGGCCGGTGAGCACGGGGTCCCCCACCCGCAGGATGCCGGCGGCCTGGGCCCGGCCCAGGATGGCCATGACCTGGCCGAGGAAGACCCCGTGGATCTCGGCCAGGGTGCCCAGGCGTTCCTTGCGGAGGCGGTAGCTGGCCCGGAGGGCGTCCGGGGACAGGGACCAGAGGGTCCAGTAGAGGGCGATGAGGCCGCGCACGGCCTCCCGGGGGGGGAGGGCGTGGAGCGGGGCGGCGGCCTCCAGGCTCCGCGCGAAGAGGGGCCGCACCACCGCGTCGATCAGCGCCTCCTTGGTGGGGAAGTGGCTGTAGAGCGTGCCCCGGGCCGCGTCGGCGGCCTCGGCGAGGTCCTCCATGCGCATGCCGTCGGGCCCGTGCTCGGCCAGGGCCTGGGCCGCAAGGCGCAGGATGGCTTCCCGCCGCTGCTCGCGCCGGCGCTGGACCCGGGGGGGGCTTGTTTGAACACGGGTGTTCAATTTTGAACTCCAGTGTTACTTTAGCATGGCCGATGGGTGGGACCATGAATCGAACCAAGCTGTTGGGGGGTGCCGCCGCAATGGCCGCCCTGCTCCTCGTAGGACTGGCCGGACCCCGGGTCCTGCGCGGCCCGGTGCTGCCGGCGGCCCGGGTCCGCCGGGTGGACCTGGAGCGGACCCTGGTCCTGAACGGCCGGGTGCTGGCCCCCCGGAAGGTGTCCGTGGGCGCCCTCACCACGGCGGTGGTCGCCCGGCGTCTGGCGGAGGAGGGGGACCGGGTGAAGGCCGGGCAGGTCCTGGCCGACCTGGAGGCTTCCGAACAGCGGGCCAGTCTGGCCCAGGCCCGCGCCAAGCTCGCCCAGCTCCTGGAGAGCGCCGCGCCCACCGCCCGGGCGGCCCTCGCCCAGGCGGACAGCGCCCTGCGGCAGGCCCGGCTGGCCTGGGAGCGGGGCCAGCGCCTGGCGGCCGATGGCATCCTCAGCGACAGCCAGCTCGATGACCTGCGCAAGGCCCACGAAACGGCCCTCGCCGCCCGGGAGGCGGCCCTGGCCCAGGCCCGGAGCGCCGAGGGCGGCCCCGATCTCCGGGCGGCCCAGGCGGCCGTGGACCTGGCCGAGGTCAAGCTCCGGCAGATGCGGGTGCTCGCCCCCGCGGCGGGGGTGGTGCTCACCCGCGCCCTGGAGCAGGGGGACCTGGTCCAGCCGGGGAAGGTCCTGTACACCCTCGCCCTGGACGAGCCCCTGCAGCTCCTGGTGCAGCCCGACGAGAAGAACCTGGGGCTCCTGGCCCTGGGGCAGCGGGCCCTGGCGAGCACCGACGCGCGTCCCCTGGACCGGTTCGAGGCCGAGGTGGTCTACCTGGCGCCGGGGGTGGACGCCACCCGCGGCACGGTGGATCTCAAGCTGCGCGTCCCCGCGCCGCCGCCCCACCTGCTGCCCGACATGACCGTCTCGGTGGAGATCCGCCTGGGGCGCCGTCCCGGCGCCCTCGTGGTCCCCCTGGCCGCGGTGCGCGACATCGCCGGGGCGCCCCACGTGCTCGCCCATCGCGGCGGCCGCGCCGTCCGGGTTCCGGTCGGCATCGGGTTCCGGGGCGAC
Encoded here:
- a CDS encoding TetR/AcrR family transcriptional regulator gives rise to the protein MNTRVQTSPPRVQRRREQRREAILRLAAQALAEHGPDGMRMEDLAEAADAARGTLYSHFPTKEALIDAVVRPLFARSLEAAAPLHALPPREAVRGLIALYWTLWSLSPDALRASYRLRKERLGTLAEIHGVFLGQVMAILGRAQAAGILRVGDPVLTGRIVATLAIPLLELVGARPDGERLFTAMLEDVLLNPVST
- a CDS encoding efflux RND transporter periplasmic adaptor subunit, producing the protein MNRTKLLGGAAAMAALLLVGLAGPRVLRGPVLPAARVRRVDLERTLVLNGRVLAPRKVSVGALTTAVVARRLAEEGDRVKAGQVLADLEASEQRASLAQARAKLAQLLESAAPTARAALAQADSALRQARLAWERGQRLAADGILSDSQLDDLRKAHETALAAREAALAQARSAEGGPDLRAAQAAVDLAEVKLRQMRVLAPAAGVVLTRALEQGDLVQPGKVLYTLALDEPLQLLVQPDEKNLGLLALGQRALASTDARPLDRFEAEVVYLAPGVDATRGTVDLKLRVPAPPPHLLPDMTVSVEIRLGRRPGALVVPLAAVRDIAGAPHVLAHRGGRAVRVPVGIGFRGDGTVEITQGLAEGETVLTAPQARDGRRCRASVEP
- a CDS encoding GxxExxY protein, producing the protein MGRHWGEVDGEDHPHKEITQAIIGEAIEIQKALGHGLLEDPYKVCLAHSLRLAGHKVKREVFLDIEWRGLVGLILSPRASARSSAPPRSNRMLRMRGAIRHCSTDSLFQLLHAPARMGISHYYPRLRTHPGAASATLPESSEGSGRCTSIAYG